The DNA region ATGGCGGCATCATTAAATATGGTAAAGAAGCGGGCGGCGAGGATTTTGAAGGTAAATGCTATGTGTTTGATAACCGCCTTTCGGTTGATGTGAACAGCGTTAACCCTGTTGTTATTTCAACCTGCTTCAATTGCGGCAAAACCACACCAAAAATGATCAATTGCGCCAACCCCGAGTGCAACGAACATTTTACCCAGTGCGATGAATGCGGAACCGCTATGGACGGCTGCTGCAGCGATGCTTGTAAAGAGCATCCGCGTAAACGGGTTTATGATGGTACCGGGTATTATGTAAAAGTGCCTCAACCGGTAAATGTGAGTAAAAATAAACTGCAGCCAATAGCATAACAGCTGTGGCACAATTAATTATATAAGGCTTACCCTCAAGGGTAGGCTTTTTTATTTTGTCGGGTACAAACACTACTTTAGCAAATTGAGCCGCTACATCCCATGCGTAAAACCCTGTGTATTATTATCGTTCTTGTTTTTATATCAGTTTGGCCCGCGTGGTCGGTAGATATTAAGAGCGTAGGTGTTCCCTATGTTCAAAACTATACTAAGGCACTTTATCAATTTGGTAACCAAAACTGGTCGGTAACGCGCGATGAGCACGATATCATGTACTTTGGCAATGCCGAAGGCCTGCTCACCTTTGATGGTAAATATTGGCAGCAGTACCACATGCCCAATGGCTTAATTGTACGCTCAGTTAGTGCTGATGGCAGGGGCAGGGTGTATGCCGGTGGATATGGTGAATTTGGCTATTGGCATAACGATGGTAAGGGCATTTTAAAATATACCTCACTCGTTAACCTGGTACCGAAAAACTTTTTACCGGTAACCGAAGAGATCTGGAAAATATATTGCGATAACAACAGGGTGCTTTTCCAATCATTCGGGGCTATCTATATTTACTCGGCTGGTAAAATTGAAGTGTTAAAAACGCATGAGCCGTATTTGTTCCTTTTTAAATGTGGTAGCCGCTTTTTTTTAGAGCAATTAACCAAAGGGCTTTTTGAGCTTAAAGGTTCAAAGCTTGAATATATTGAAGGCAGCAATATTTTAGGTGCAAGCGGTGTGTTATCTATTTTGCCTTTTCAGCACAATAAATATCTCATCGGCACGGCAAAAAACGGTTTATTTATATACGATGGCAAAACGGTTAAGCCATGGGCCAACCAGGCTAATGATTTTTTAACAACGTATCAGCTAAATAATGGTGTCGCTATAGCAGATAAATATTTTGCATACGGTACTATCCTGAATGGCATTGTGATCATAGATACCGCAGGGCGTGTGGTACAGCATATCAATAAAGCAAGCGGTATGCAAAACAATACCGTGTTGAGCCTCTATACCGATGCAGGGCAAAACCTGTGGGCCGGGCTTGATAATGGCATCGACAGAATAGAGGTTAATTCGCCATTGTATTTTTATTTCGACAAAACAGGCAAATTTGGGACTGTTTATTCAAGTATCATTTTTGATAAAAAGATCTATCTCGGTACTAACCAGGGTTTGTTTTATAGCGATTGGCTGCCTGATAGTCATAACAGCCCATTTCAAACCTTTGATTTTAAACTTATTCCCGGCTCACAGGGGCAGGTGTGGGACTTGTCGTTACAGGATAACAGGTTGCTTTGCGGCCATAATGATGGAACATACCAGGTAAACGGAGCTTCGATAAAAAAGATCTCAGATGTAACAGGTGGCTGGACTATCAAGAAAATGGCTCCCGATGTGTTGATGCAGGGAACCTATACGGGTTTGGTTATTTACCGTAAAGATGCCGGAGGCAATTGGCAATATAGCCACAAACTGGCAGGGTTTAGTGAGCCCTCACGTTACGTAGAGCGCGATCCCAAAGGCCAGATCTGGGTAAGCCATGCCTATAAAGGCATATATAAACTCACTTTAAGTGCCGACCAGCGTACTGTAGTGTCGCATGTTTATTATGACAAAATGCATGGATTGCCGGGTAGCTACAATATCAACGTATTTGACCTGGATAACCGCATCGTATTTTCTTCCGATTCGGGCTTTTATGTTTATGATGATATCACCGACAGGTTTTATAAATATCAGCAGCTTAACAGCAAGCTGGGCACATTTGCAACCTCAAGCAAAATCATCAAGGCTATAGGTAAAAAATACTGGTTCATAAACCATGGCAGGGTTGGTTTGGCTGATATGTCTGTTCCCGGTAAGCTAACAATTGATACCAACAGGTTTTCTATCCTGAATGGGCAAATGGTACAACATTATGAAACAATCAACCGTATCAACAATTCAACCTATTTGATAAGTGTTGACGACGGGTTTGTAATCTTGAATGATGCAGATGCTCAGTTGCCCAATACGTTCAAAATACCCGGTGTACTGATCAGGAGGATAGAGAATGTTACTGATAAGGTATCGTTGATAAGCGAAGCTGCGGGAGAGAGTAACAATATTGAAGTGCCTTATGCCGAAAACAACATCCGCATAAGCTATTCTCTGCCTTATTATACACAGGCAAAAATCAGGTTTCAATATTACCTGGAAGGGTACTCGCATCAATGGAGCGAATGGACGCCGCAAAGTCAAAAAGAGTTTACTAACCTTAACCAGGGTACCTATAATTTCAAGGTACGCGCAAAAATCAATGATCAGTATCAGTCTGCTATTTCAATGATAACCTTTACAGTGTTACCGCCCTGGTATGCCGGTAAAATAGCCATGGTGTTTTATGTGTTGCTGGCTGTATTGCTGTTTTATTTGATAAGGTATTATTATGGTCTTAAATTAAAAAAACATCAGCAGCAGATTCAACAAAAGCTGCAGAAAGAGAAGGAAGAATTTTTGAAGCAGGAAGCTATTGCAAATGAGCAGCACATCATCAATATAAAGAACGAGCAGCTGCAAGCCGACCTGGCCAGTAAAAGCCGTGAACTCGCAAATTCGGCCATGAACATAGTTTACAAAAATGAGCTGCTGCAAAAGATAAGCGACGAGTTAACCCACCTGAAAGGAGAGGATGGTAAGAAACTTGCTGATGAGCAATTGCGCCGCATCCAGAAAGTAATTGATGAAGGCATGAGCGATGACCGCGACTGGAACATTTTTGAAAACAGTTTCAATGAAGCACACGAAAATTTCTTCAAAAAATTGAAGGCAGGTCACCCCGATCTGGTACCAAACGATCTTAAATTATGCGCCTACCTGCGTATGAACATGAGCAGTAAAGAAATGGCTTCACTGCTTAATATTTCATTAAGGGGCGTCGAGATCAGGCGTTACAGGCTGCGTAAAAAGCTCAATCTGGAGCATGATAAAAACCTTACCGAGTTTCTCATCGAGCTTTAACACTACATCATTACCTCTCATTGCATCATTTTGAGGCATTGGGTACTATGCAAGTTGTGTAGTAGTAAGTTTACTTTTAACTATCTGTTAAATAGATGCTTATGTTTTAGAAAAACTTTTCTTGTGAAAGTATTCTTATACAGGTGTATTAATGTTGAGTTACATTATTTGTTAAAGGCTGATTATCTGTACAGCTTTGCAAATCAATAAACCAATTATTTTTTCAATCCGTATTATTTATTAACCACTATGAAAAGAATCTTTACTATTTCAGGGTTGATGTTGTTACTGTTGTTTTGCTATGACGCGGCGTTTGCACAAAACGTTACACTAAAAGGTAAAATAACTGACGGAAAAACAGGCGAAGCTTTAATAGGTGTGTCTGTTTCAGTTAAAGGAACAACTATAGGTACCCAAACAGATGTAAATGGAGCTTTTACGCTCAAGGCCCCAGCAAACGGAACTTTATCAATAGCTTATATAGGCTATGCCACACAGGAAGTAGCCATTGGCAATCAAACAACTATTAACGTCACACTTCAACCTCAAACCAATGAGCTGCAACAGGTAGTTGTTATTGGCTACGGTACCCAACGAAAGCTTGACGTTACCGGATCGATAGCTACCGTTAAGGGTGCTGATGTTGCTAAACAGGCATCGCCAAATGCCTTGAGCGGCTTACAAGGTAAAGTATCAGGTGTACAAATCACCAACAGTGGTTCCCCGGGTAAATCGCCGGATATTACCATCCGTGGTTTAGGTACCATTTATGGTAACACAAAACCATTGTTTGTGGTTGACGGAGTTTGGTATGATGATATCAGCTTCCTTAATCCGCAGGATATTGAAAGCTTCAGCATTTTGAAAGATGCATCAAGTACTGCTATCTACGGTATCCGTGCCGCTAACGGCGTTGTTTTAATCGGCACAAAACGTGGTACAAAAGGCAAACCGGTTATTAACTATAATGGCTATGTAGGTCTTCAGGCTGTTACCAACCAGGTAAAAATGGCAAACGCCAATCAATATGCTACAGCGGTAAATGAGCTTTCAGCATTAAATGGCGGTGACCCGATATTCAGCGATCCTTCATCATACGGTAAAGGAACCGACTGGTACAAACAAATATTGCGCAAGGCATTTACCACAAACCATGAGGCTTCAATAAGTGGTGGTACCGATAAGTATACTTACAATTACTCGTTCGGTTACCTTAACCAGGATGGTTTGGCCAAAACAAATAACTATCAGCGTTATACAGTTCACTTGTCAAATGATTTTAAGCCAACTAAAAACTTAAAATTTGGTTACACCGCAAGTGCTTTGTCTGATGTATCGCGCGATGTTAACAGCGATATTTTCCACCAGTTATTTGGCGCGGCCCCTACACTACCCGTACGCAAAGCCGATGGCAGTTATGGCGATCCTAACGATTATGGCACCGGTGATGGCAACAATTATAACCCGCAGGCCACTATTGATTTCTTTAACCAGAGAACAAAAAACAAGCGTTTTACTTACAATGCTTACGGCGAGGTTACCTTCCTTAAAAACTTCAAATTTAAATCAAGCTTTGGCGGCGATATCAGCCAGAATGAAGTAAGGGCATTTACACCTGAGTATACGGCCACCCTGCGTCAGCAAAGCAATAAAACCAATCTGGATATCAACCACACCGATGTTCGTAACTGGATTTGGGAAAACACCCTTACCTATGATGTTAAAATAAAAGATCATAAAATGACAGCTTTGGTAGGTTACAGTGCGCAGAACAACCGCACCAGGCAAATAGATGGTAAGGCCGATTATGTTCCGTATGTGAAAAACGGCAGCATCAGAAGCTCATTCCCTGACACCACTAACGTAAATTTCTTTGCAACTCCGGGCAGTCAGATCCACACCCGTGCGTTATCACAATTTGCACGTGTTAACTATTCGTTCAGAGATAAATATTTATTGAATGCCTCTATTCGTCGTGATGGTGCTTCACAGTTTTATGGCGATCACACTTATGGTTACTTCCCTTCGGTTGGTGCCGGTTGGGTAATTACCAACGAGGAGTTCATGAAAGATCAGAAGGTATTCAGCAACCTGAAACTACGCGGAAGCTGGGGTAAAGTTGGTAACTCAGGCGTACCAATTAACCCTACCGTACAAGTTATCGCGACAGATCCTTACCTCACAGGTTTATTCGGCAATCCGCTTACTGTTTACCCGGGTGCAAGTATTAACTCTATTGTGCCGCCGTCTATTGTTTGGGAAAAAACAGTATCATCTGATTTTGGTATCGAAGGTGGCTTGCTTGATAACAAGTTAACTTTTGAAGCAGATTATTATAACAGGGAAACCCAGGATGCTATTTTCGCAATCCCGGTGGCTGGCTCATTGGGTACAAATAACAGCTCACTGATAGGTAACCAGGCAAGTATCCAAAACAGGGGATGGGAATTTTCATTAGGTTGGAGAGATAACCCATCTAAAGATTTCAATTACAGTATTAGCGGTAATATTGGTATCAATAATAATAAAGTACTTAATGTAGTAACCGGTCAAAACCCAATTTATGATGGTGGCGAAGGCATTGCCAACGGCGCATTAGCTACCCGCACCGTGGTTGGCCAGCCGATAGGACAGTTTTATGGCTACAAAGTAACAGGCATTTTCCAAACCGCACAGCAGGTTGCTGCTTCAAAACAACCGGGCGCGGCCCCTGGCGATTTCATTTACCAGGATACCAATAACGACGGCATATTGGATAGTCGTGACCGCGTAGCCTTAGGTAGCCCGCTGCCAAAATATAACTACGGTATAAACACATCATTCACCTACAAAAACTTCGACCTGGCGTTAGATTTTCAGGGTGTTGCGGGTGTAAGTGTTTATAACGCCAATATCGCTTACCGTTTTGGTAACGAAAACTTCACTCAGGACTTTTATGATCATCGCTGGCACGGGGCTGGTACTTCAAATACCTACCCTTCAGTAAACGTTGGTAAAAACAGCAATGCCGCCCCTAACTCATTTTATGTTGAAAGCGGTGCATACTTCAGGATGAGGAACGCGCAGCTGGGTTATACCATTCCGGGCGACTTCCTGAAGAAACTGAATATTTCAAAAGTCAGGATCTATGCAAACGCACAAAACGCCATCAACCTGTTTGGTTACAAAGGCTTCTCGCCAGAGATTGGTGGTGCTGTAGGCAGCCGTGGTATTGATGCAAGTGTGTATCCGTTATTTGCTACCTATAATTTTGGTGTTAACGTTACTTTTTAATCAATATAAAGATGAAAAATAGTACAAAATATATGCATAAGGCCATCGCTGTAGGTCTTATCGCTTCATTCATATCGTTTCAAAGCTGTAAAAAAAGCTTCTTAAATGTCGATCCGGCTCAAAATACCGCGGCAACCCAATTTTTCAAAACCCAGGATGATGCTACTAAAGCGGTTAGCGCCATGTATGCTAACCTGCGCGAGTGGAACAATATCGCTTTTGCACCTATTGCTGTAGAGAGCATGGGTTCTGACGATGTAGAAAAAGGCAGTACCGCCAGTGATGCTACCTTCTTTAATGACTATCACAAATTTACCATTACTGCGGGGGATGCCCAATTGGGTGGTTTCTGGAAAGGTCAGTACCAGAACATCAACTTTGCTAACCAGATCTTGACCAATGTGCCTGGTATTACCATGGATGAAAATTTAAAGGCAAGGTATCTGGCCGAAGCTAAGTTTATCAGGGCTTATTCATATTTTAGGTTGGTTAGGGCTTTTGGCGATGTGCCGTTGCGCTTAACCTTACCTAAAGATGCATCTGAATATAACTTACCCCGTACAGCAAAAGCACAGGTTTGGGCTGCTATTGAAACAGATTTAACTGATGCCGCTAATGTGTTGCCGCAAACCTACAGCTCGGCCGATATCGGTCATGCTACTAAAGGCGCTGCTATTGCATTGCATGCAAAAGTTGCCATGTACCTGAAAAAGTGGAGCGATGTATTGAATTATACCAACCAGGTAATGGGCATGGGCTATTTGTTGTTTCCAAATTACGAACAAATGTTCCGCACCAATCATAAAAACAACCAGGAATCTGTATTTGAAATACAGTGTGCATTGATCCCTAACAATCCGGATGCATCAAACTCACAATACTCGCAGGTACAGGGAGTACGTGGCGTTACCGGTGGTGGCTGGGGTTTTAACGTGCCAAGTCCGGAGCTGGCGGCAGCTTATGAAACCGGCGATCCGCGACGTGACGCTACCATCATTTTCAGGGGCGAAACTACGCCAGAGGGTGATAAGATCCCGGCCAGCGGAGATAACCCGATGTATAACCAAAAATCATACGTTCCTTTTAGCCTGTATGTATCAGGCTTTAATGAAGGTTGCCAGCAAAATAAAATCGTTTTACGCTATGCTGATGTATTGCTGATGAACGCTGAAGCTAATAATGAGCTTGGTAATTCTGCAGCTGCCTTAATTCCGTTAGAGCAGGTTCGCGCCCGTGCCCGTGCAGGAAACAATGCTATTTTGCCAAAAGTAATTACAACCGATCAGGCAACCCTTCGTAAAGCTATATACCAGGAAAGACGGGTTGAACTGGCTATGGAATTTGAACGTTATTTCGACGTGATCCGTCAGGGCAGGGGTACCGAGGTTTTTGGCTCACGCGGTTGGAAAGCCGGCAAAAACGAAGTATGGCCGGTGCCACAAAATGAAATTGACCTGAGCGGTGGCGCATTAACACAAAACCCTGGTTATTAATTAGCCAATAAAATACACACAGTTGATTGATGATGAGGTTGCCTTGTTGGGTTTAACGGGCAACCTCTCTTTTTTTAATGAAAACCCCATTTTTCATATTTAAACCCAAATAGCTTTATGAAAAAACTATTTATTACTCCGGTATTTATATTGACTGCCATTTGCGCCTTGGCCCAAAAGCAAACAAAAAAATCAGAAGACGGCATTAAGCCCGTAGGTATTATCAAAAACCTTACGGATAGCGCTTTGCTTGATGTGGTGCAGCGCCAAACGTTCCGTTATTTCTGGGACTTTGGTCACTCGGTGAGCGGGCTGGCCCGTGAGCGCAGTAACACTTCTTTTGATTACGGCAACGAGGTGGTAACTACCGGTGGTTCGGGATTTGGCATCATGTCGCTCATTGTGGCCGATAGTCGCAAATGGATCAGCCATGAGCAGGCAGTTGACCGTATGGTTAAGATCGTTAACTTTTTATACAAGGCCGATGCTTTTCATGGCGCTTTCCCGCACTGGTTAAATGGCGAAACCGGTAAAGTGATCCGTTTTGGCCGTAAGGATGATGGGGCTGACATTGTGGAATCGGCTTATCTTTTTCAGGGTTTATTGTGCGCGAGGCAGTATTTTAATGCCGATGATCCAAAGGAGCGCCGGATCCGCGATGTGATTAACTGGATGTGGGGCGAAATGGAATGGAGCTGGTTTACCCGTGATGGCCGCGACTACCTTTACTGGCACTGGAGCCCCAACAATGGCTGGGCCATGAATTTCCC from Mucilaginibacter sp. SJ includes:
- a CDS encoding triple tyrosine motif-containing protein, yielding MRKTLCIIIVLVFISVWPAWSVDIKSVGVPYVQNYTKALYQFGNQNWSVTRDEHDIMYFGNAEGLLTFDGKYWQQYHMPNGLIVRSVSADGRGRVYAGGYGEFGYWHNDGKGILKYTSLVNLVPKNFLPVTEEIWKIYCDNNRVLFQSFGAIYIYSAGKIEVLKTHEPYLFLFKCGSRFFLEQLTKGLFELKGSKLEYIEGSNILGASGVLSILPFQHNKYLIGTAKNGLFIYDGKTVKPWANQANDFLTTYQLNNGVAIADKYFAYGTILNGIVIIDTAGRVVQHINKASGMQNNTVLSLYTDAGQNLWAGLDNGIDRIEVNSPLYFYFDKTGKFGTVYSSIIFDKKIYLGTNQGLFYSDWLPDSHNSPFQTFDFKLIPGSQGQVWDLSLQDNRLLCGHNDGTYQVNGASIKKISDVTGGWTIKKMAPDVLMQGTYTGLVIYRKDAGGNWQYSHKLAGFSEPSRYVERDPKGQIWVSHAYKGIYKLTLSADQRTVVSHVYYDKMHGLPGSYNINVFDLDNRIVFSSDSGFYVYDDITDRFYKYQQLNSKLGTFATSSKIIKAIGKKYWFINHGRVGLADMSVPGKLTIDTNRFSILNGQMVQHYETINRINNSTYLISVDDGFVILNDADAQLPNTFKIPGVLIRRIENVTDKVSLISEAAGESNNIEVPYAENNIRISYSLPYYTQAKIRFQYYLEGYSHQWSEWTPQSQKEFTNLNQGTYNFKVRAKINDQYQSAISMITFTVLPPWYAGKIAMVFYVLLAVLLFYLIRYYYGLKLKKHQQQIQQKLQKEKEEFLKQEAIANEQHIINIKNEQLQADLASKSRELANSAMNIVYKNELLQKISDELTHLKGEDGKKLADEQLRRIQKVIDEGMSDDRDWNIFENSFNEAHENFFKKLKAGHPDLVPNDLKLCAYLRMNMSSKEMASLLNISLRGVEIRRYRLRKKLNLEHDKNLTEFLIEL
- a CDS encoding SusC/RagA family TonB-linked outer membrane protein, yielding MKRIFTISGLMLLLLFCYDAAFAQNVTLKGKITDGKTGEALIGVSVSVKGTTIGTQTDVNGAFTLKAPANGTLSIAYIGYATQEVAIGNQTTINVTLQPQTNELQQVVVIGYGTQRKLDVTGSIATVKGADVAKQASPNALSGLQGKVSGVQITNSGSPGKSPDITIRGLGTIYGNTKPLFVVDGVWYDDISFLNPQDIESFSILKDASSTAIYGIRAANGVVLIGTKRGTKGKPVINYNGYVGLQAVTNQVKMANANQYATAVNELSALNGGDPIFSDPSSYGKGTDWYKQILRKAFTTNHEASISGGTDKYTYNYSFGYLNQDGLAKTNNYQRYTVHLSNDFKPTKNLKFGYTASALSDVSRDVNSDIFHQLFGAAPTLPVRKADGSYGDPNDYGTGDGNNYNPQATIDFFNQRTKNKRFTYNAYGEVTFLKNFKFKSSFGGDISQNEVRAFTPEYTATLRQQSNKTNLDINHTDVRNWIWENTLTYDVKIKDHKMTALVGYSAQNNRTRQIDGKADYVPYVKNGSIRSSFPDTTNVNFFATPGSQIHTRALSQFARVNYSFRDKYLLNASIRRDGASQFYGDHTYGYFPSVGAGWVITNEEFMKDQKVFSNLKLRGSWGKVGNSGVPINPTVQVIATDPYLTGLFGNPLTVYPGASINSIVPPSIVWEKTVSSDFGIEGGLLDNKLTFEADYYNRETQDAIFAIPVAGSLGTNNSSLIGNQASIQNRGWEFSLGWRDNPSKDFNYSISGNIGINNNKVLNVVTGQNPIYDGGEGIANGALATRTVVGQPIGQFYGYKVTGIFQTAQQVAASKQPGAAPGDFIYQDTNNDGILDSRDRVALGSPLPKYNYGINTSFTYKNFDLALDFQGVAGVSVYNANIAYRFGNENFTQDFYDHRWHGAGTSNTYPSVNVGKNSNAAPNSFYVESGAYFRMRNAQLGYTIPGDFLKKLNISKVRIYANAQNAINLFGYKGFSPEIGGAVGSRGIDASVYPLFATYNFGVNVTF
- a CDS encoding RagB/SusD family nutrient uptake outer membrane protein, which gives rise to MKNSTKYMHKAIAVGLIASFISFQSCKKSFLNVDPAQNTAATQFFKTQDDATKAVSAMYANLREWNNIAFAPIAVESMGSDDVEKGSTASDATFFNDYHKFTITAGDAQLGGFWKGQYQNINFANQILTNVPGITMDENLKARYLAEAKFIRAYSYFRLVRAFGDVPLRLTLPKDASEYNLPRTAKAQVWAAIETDLTDAANVLPQTYSSADIGHATKGAAIALHAKVAMYLKKWSDVLNYTNQVMGMGYLLFPNYEQMFRTNHKNNQESVFEIQCALIPNNPDASNSQYSQVQGVRGVTGGGWGFNVPSPELAAAYETGDPRRDATIIFRGETTPEGDKIPASGDNPMYNQKSYVPFSLYVSGFNEGCQQNKIVLRYADVLLMNAEANNELGNSAAALIPLEQVRARARAGNNAILPKVITTDQATLRKAIYQERRVELAMEFERYFDVIRQGRGTEVFGSRGWKAGKNEVWPVPQNEIDLSGGALTQNPGY